The Desulfocurvibacter africanus subsp. africanus DSM 2603 genome contains the following window.
CCTGGGCCAGTGCCTGGCCGAAGCCTTGGGCGACCGTGCGGGCATCGAGCGCGTGGGTTGGGCCAAGGTCCCCATGGACGAGGCCTTGGCCGAAGCGGTCGTCGACCTTTCGGGCCGGGCCTGGCTCGTCTACAGAGAGAATGCCGTCCTGCCGCCGGTTATCGCTGGCGAGGAAAAAGACATCTGGCGCGAGTTCTTCAAGTCGTTTGCCGCCAAGGCCGGCATGAATCTCCACGTCACTCTGGAATATGGCCAAAATGGCCATCACCTGCTGGAAGCGGCCTTTAAAGCTCTTGGATTGTCGTTACGTCGAGCAGTGTCCCGTGGACGCAGCGGAGTGCCGAGCACCAAGGGGGCGCTGGACGCATGACCCACAGCGTGCGCCTTAGGATTGTCCTGCTCTTGCTCGGCGCAAGCCTGACGGCGGCTTGCGCTGCCGGAGCCCCTGCCCTGGAAAGGCCCGAAGGCTCCACCTTGGCGGTGGCGGGCTTCACCAATCCTCAAAACACGTGGGAGCTTCTGGCCGGCTGCCTGCCGGAGCAGTGCGTGCTGGTAGAGGAGCGCGTGCTCAACAAGCTTGATCTCGCGTTCGAAGAGGTCTTGCGCGATGAGGACGTGAACTTCATCTCGCAGTCCAGGGTCAGCGGGTGCCGGGAAGTCGTGTCTCGCGAGCCCCAGGCGCAGCAGCGCATGGCCGCATTGCGCTACTGGCTGCAAGTTGGCAAGTGCATTCCGGCGGATTACCTGCTCGTTCCCCAACTCGTCTTTTATCACGAGCGCAGGGGCGGAGACTGGGGAGCCGAAGAACCGGCTAGCGTGATCATGGATTTTTTCCTGCTGGATGTGGGCAATGGGACCATCCTGCGTAGATATAGGTTTGAGGAAACCCAGCAGCCGCTTAGTGAGAACCTGTTGGATGTGGACAAGTTCGTCAACCGGGGCGGCAAATGGATCTCGGCCGAGGAACTGACCCAGGAAGGCATTGAGCAGGCCATAAAGGAGCTCGGACTGTGATTCTTTTTCCGGCAGTGGACATCAAGGACGGCCAATGCGTGCGCCTGCGCCAGGGGCGCAAGGATGAAGTGACCGTCTTTTCAGCCGATCCGCTCTCCATGGCCAGCCATTGGGCTTCGCAAGGCGCCCGCTGGTTGCATGTAATTGATCTCGACGGGGCCTTTGACGGTCGACCCAAGAACTTCGATCTCGTGGCATCGATCTGTTCCGCGCTCTCCATCCCGGTACAGCTTGGCGGTGGCGTTCGGGATCTGGACACCGCCAAGGCGTATATCGATGCGGGCGTGGAACGGCTCATCATCGGCACCATGGCGCTGGAAGATCAGCAGGGTTTCGGCCGTCTGTGCGCCGAATTGCCCGGCCGCATCGGCGTGTCTCTGGATGCGGTGGATGGCCGGCTCAAGACCAAGGGCTGGGTCCATGATGCTGGCCTGGCTGTTTCCGATGTTTTGCCCAGGCTCACGGACCAGGGCGCATCCTTCATTATCTATACTGACATCGGCCGCGACGGCATGCAGAGTGGAGTCAACCTGGAAGCGTTGGGACACTTGCTCGCACACACGGAACTGCCGGTTATCGTCGCCGGCGGCGTGGCCACTCTTGAGGATGTGCAAGTACTCGCTCCCCTGGAAACCCAGGGCCTTGAAGGCATCATCACCGGCAAAGCCATCTACGCTGGCAGTCTCGATTTCGCGGCTGCCGTGCGATGGCTTGATAACAGGTAGACTGGCTTCAAGTTCAAGCCGATTCAAATAAAAGGAGGAAACGCATGGCCATGGAGCAGATCACCGTCAAGGGCATGAGGTGCCAGCATTGCGTCAAATCCGTCACCCAGGCTTTAGAGGCTCTGGACGGGATCGGTAAAGTCAAGGTGGATTTAGAAAGCGGCATGGTCATGTACGAAACCGGCAAGCCCGTGGATAAAGCGACTGTTCGCAAGGCCATCACGGACGTGGGCTTCGAGGTCGTGAACACGTAAGGCATGAAATAACGCTATTCGAACGGCCGACTTCCTAAAGAAGTCGGCCGTTCGTTTTTGGAGGATGATGGCTTACATTTCAGCTTTTGTGACTTGCTTGCCATTACGCTTACCGTTTCGGCCTATTTCCTTCGCCAAAATGGTCCAGGCCTCTTCGGCCGTTTCCACATATTGGAAGAGTTTAAGGTCGCGAGCTGCAATAGTGCCGGCTTCCACTAGGGCCTCGAAGTTTATGACCTTGTTCCAGAACTCGCGGCCGAAAAGGAGCACTGGAATGGGTTCAACCTTGCCGGTCTGGATGAGAGTCAAGGTTTCGAAGAGCTCGTCCATGGTGCCGAATCCGCCGGGGAAGGCCACCAGTCCCTTGGCGCGCATGAGAAGGTGCATCTTGCGAATGGCGAAGTAGTGGAACTGAAAGGATAGATCCGGGGTTATGTAAGGATTGGGAGCCTGTTCGAAGGGCAGGACGATATTCAGACCGATGGTTTGGGCGTCTACCTCGTAGGCTCCGCGATTGGCCGCCTCCATGATGCCTGGGCCGCCACCAGTCATGACCACCAGATTCTGCTCGCACTCCAATTGACAGTTGGTCGATATGAGCCGGCCGAGAGTTCGTGCTTCCTCGTAGTAGCGGCTGAAGTTCACGGCATATCGGGCGGCGGCTGCACGTTGCCGCAGCTTTGGATCATCCGGCTGTTTTTCAAGTTCGGCTTCGACCGCGCAGAGCATCTCTTGCGCTTTTGCCGGCTCCGGAACGCGCGCACTGCCGTAGATCACGACAGTGGCGTCAATATTCTGCTCGCGCATGAGTAGCTCGGGTTTGAGCAGTTCCAACTGGAGCCGTACAGGACGCAGTTCATCCCTGAGTAGGAAATCGTCATCCTGGAAAGCCAGCTTGTATGAGGGGGTGCGGGTTTGGGGGGTTTCCTTGCGCAGCTGTGCAGCAAAGGCATCCTCATCAGCCGAGGGGAAGGGACCGCGTTTGAAAGGACCGAATATCATGGAAATGCTAGCTCCTCTTGTATTTTACTAGCTAACGTAATCATCCTGTGGCCAATATTAAAGTTCAGAAAAAGTCGTCTGGCTGAGCCGGGCGTTCTTTGGAGAAACGCCGAATCATCTTTCTAACTGCTTGAGTGAGATCGTACAAGAATCGGACCATGCAAATAGGAATTTTAATGGCCGGAAAAGAAATTTCATTATCTCAGGCAGAACAAGCTAACGTTATCTGATGAGAACAAGGATAGAGATTGGCGGGCGTCTATTCGTGGAACAGCCTTGAGGTAGGCTTCGGCGGCGTAACGGTTCTGGATCGGAAGAAAGGGAGGAGCAGCGCTCCTCCCCAAGCGCAGGAAATTACTCGTGCCGGCCGGGCAGCAGAAGATTGAGCAGCACACCGGCCACGCCGGCCAGGCCGATGCCGCCCAGGCTGAACTTTCCGATGCCCACGGTCATGCCACCGATGCCGGTGACCAGGATGATGGCTGCGATGGCCAAGTTCCGGGGTTTCATGAGGTCCTCGCCCGCGCGCACCAATGTGTTGATGCCAACAACGGTGATAGCGCCGAACAGGAGCACCATGATGCCGCCCATGACCGGTACGGGAATCGTGGACAATACGGCGCCGAGCTTGCCCACGAAGGCCAGCAGGATGGCCGTGAGGGCAGCCCAGGTCATGATGGCTGGATTGAAGACTTTGGTCAGGGCCACGGCGCCGGTGACTTCGGAGTAGGTCGTATTGGGCGGACCGCCGAGGAAAGAGGCTAGGGAAGTAGCCAGGCCGTCGCCGAGCAGGGTGCGATGCAAGCCGGGATCTTCCAGATAGTTCTTGCGCGACACCGAGCTTATGGCCAGCACATCGCCCACGTGTTCGATGGCCGGGGCAATGGCCACAGGCAGAATGTACAGGATAGCTTCGAGGTTCCACTGCGGAAAAACGAAAGAGGGCAGGGCGATCCATTCGGCTTGGGCTATCTTGGTGAAATCCACCAGACCAAAGAAGAGGCTCGTAACATATCCCACGGCGATGCCGGACAGGATGGGCACGAGTTTGAGCATGCCCTTGGCCAACAGCGAGACAAGAATCGTTGTACCCAAGGATAGGCCCGCGACGATAATCGCGGTGGAATAGGGCACAAGCTGCACAGCGCCGTCGCCGGTGCGGCCCGAAGCCATGTGCACGGCCACTGGAGCCAGTATAAGACCGATGACCATGATGACGGGCCCTGTGACCACGGGCGGTAGCACGCGGCTGATGATACCACTGCCATAGACGCGCACGAGCAGGCTGAGGAGCACGTAGACCACGCCTGCCGAAGCCAAGCCGCACATAGTCGCCGGAATGCCCCAGGTCTGTACGCCGTACATGATGGGCGCGATAAAGGCGAAGGAGGAGGCCAGAAATACCGGAACCTTACCTTTGGTGAGGATCTGAAAGAGCAGGGTGCCGGCACCGGCGGTGAACAGGCCCACGTTGGGGTCCAGACCGGTAAGCAGAGGCACGAGGACCAGGGCGCCGAAGGCGACGAACAGCATCTGCGCGCCCAGCAGGCTGTCCCGGAGGCGGAATGAGTATTCGGTGTTGGCTGCGCTCATGAAGTCTCCTGTGACGTGGTTCGCGGTAGCGGAATCGCTGTGTCTACTTGGTTCCGAATATCTTGTCGCCCGCATCGCCTAGGCCGGGGATGATGTAACCGACCTCGTTTAGGTGCGAGTCGATGGCGGCCGTGTATATCTCCACGTCCGGGTGGGTGGCCTCCAAACGCTTGAGTCCCTCGGGAGCGGCCACGAGGAACAGGCCTCTGATTTTGGTACAGCCGGCTTTCTTGAGCAGCTCGATGGTGGCGATGAGCGTGCCCCCGGTGGCAAGCATGGGATCAAGGATGAGTGCCATGCGCTCCTCAAGGTTCTTGGTCAGCTTGACGTAGTATTCGACAGGCTGAAGGGTTTCCTCATTGCGGTAAAAGCCGACCACGCTGACCTTGGCCCCGGGTATCATGTCCAGCACGCCGTCCATCATTCCCAGTCCCGCGCGCAGAATTGGGACAACGGTGATCTTCTTGCCCTTGATCTGTTCCACCTCCACCTCGCCGGCCCAGCCCTGAACAACTGTTTTTTCAGTCTCGAGGTCCTTGGTGGCTTCGTAGGTCAGCAGGCGGCCGATCTCGGAGGCGATGTCCCTGAACTTCTGAGTGGAAATGTCGTGCTGGCGCAATACGCCTAGCTTATGCCTGACCAGGGGATGATCAACGACGTGTACAGGCACGCCTGCCTCCTGTTTCTTTTGGTTTTGGACGCGGCCGCATGGTGGCCGCAGGCCTGTGTCGAGCTTGCGCGGAGTATGCGATTGGGCTACGGCCCTACATGCATTAGGGATAATGGGCTGGCAGGAGGGGGACCCGCAGCCAAAATCGAACCTTTCTAAAGATGTCTGTCGCACGGGTCAAGGGCAAGTAAAAGGCCGATTGCTAGCCGGTCGCCGGCTGTCGGGCAGAGGGATATATGGGCGAGGGAGAGGGCCTCACAAAGCTTTATGAAGGTGTAGCCGGGCCGAATGCCGCAGGCAAGCGTCTGGATGTATTCCTGGGCGAGCAGGTTGGCGACGGTTTTTCCCGGGGCAGGGTGCAGGAGTGGATCAAGATCGGGCTGGCCAGTGTAGACGGCAAGCCCTGGACCAAGCCGAGTCTCCGCCTGCGTGGAGGCGAGAACGTGTGTCTGCTCGGCCGGGCCGAAGGGAACTGCTTGACCCCTGAGCAGGGCGACCTCGCCGTGTTGTATCGGGATGACTGGCTGCTCGTGCTGAACAAGCCCGCGGGCCTGACCACACATCCGGCGCCGAGTTGTCCTGAAGGCACACTGGTGCACCGCCTGCTGCACCATTTCCCGGAATTGGCGGCACTGGATAGCGAACGGCCCGGCATCGTGCACCGCCTCGATAAGGACACTTCAGGCCTGCTGGTGGTGGCCTTGACGGAGCGAGCGCGACTGGCGCTCGCCGAGGATTTTGCCGAACGTCGGGTGGACAAGGTGTACCTGGCTCTGGTCCATGGCCGTCCTCAGGATCGCGGGGACATTGACCTGCCCATGGGCCGCCATCCCACGCACAAAACCCGCATGGCAGTGCTGAAGAAGGGCGGACGGCCGGCCCGCTCGGCATATGAGATGCTGTGGTCTTCGCGTGACGGCTGTTTTTCTCTCCTGCGTGTGCGCATTTTCACCGGCCGCACGCACCAGATCCGCGTGCACTTGGCCGCCATCGGTCATCCCATCATCGGCGACTCGGTGTATGGACCCGGTCCGTTTGCCGGCTGGGATAAAGACCTGCCTTGGGCAAGGTTATTGGCGAAGCGCCAAATGCTCCATGCGCACCGGTTACGCCTGGCTCATCCGGCCGACGGTCGCGAGCTGGTCTTCGTCTCCACGCCACCCAAGGATTTTCGCCGCTTGCCGCTATTGCTGGACCGCCGGGTGCAGCGCGTAGGGCTCACGGGCATGCCCGGCAGCGGCAAGTCCACTTTGCTGCGGCTCCTGGCCGAAAAAAACGTGCCGACCTTCAGCGCGGACAAGGCCGTGGCCGAGCTGTATGCGCCAGGCGGAGACGGGACCGCACTCCTGGCCCGGCGCTTCGGTGAGCGTTTTATGACCGAGGCCAGCGGCGTGAACAAGCGGGCGCTATTTCAAGCCATGTTGGAAAATTCCGCTCTGCGCCGCGAGGTGGAAGAGCTTGTGCACCCGTTGGTGAAGCATCGCATGGAGCTCTTTTTCCAGGCGCACCAACATGAACGGTTGGCGGTCGCCGAGATTCCGCTGCTTGTGGAAGCAGGCTGGGAGCAGGGAAAAGAATTTGATATGGTTGTGGGTATCGCGGCCCCGGCTTATAAGAGAAAGGAATGGCTGCATACGGAGCGGGGCCTTTCGGAACAAGCTGCGGCCGCGTTGGAAAGCTGGCAATGGCCCGAGGAGCGTAAGCTCAGTCGTTGTGATCTCATAGTGCGCAACCCTGGCGATCTGCCTGGCTTGCGGGCCGAAGCCGGCATATTGCTGGCTGACTTGCGCCAGAGGAGGGCCAGGCAGGTGCGCGAGCTCATGGAAAGGCTGGATAGGCTCTGGAGAGCCTCGGCATCGGCCCAAGGCCGAGAGGAGGGCACATCTTCGCGTGATTCCTTTACGTGACAGCATTCCCAATGTACACAGGCCCAAGGCGGTTTGGCTCTTCATCATCCTCAACGCCAGCGTTTTCCTCTATGAATTGAGCCTTGGCCAGCATCAACTGTTGGATCTCTTTTTCACTTGGGGCATGGTCCCAGCCCGCCATTTCAGCCCTGGATGGACTGAAGAGGCGGCGCTGCTGAGCAGCACCGCGCCTTTCCTGACTTACATGTTCCTGCACAGCGGCTGGGCTCACTTCCTGCTCAACATGTGGGTACTGTGGATCTTCGCCGACAATATTGAAGACGTCATGGGTCCGCTGCGCTTCATTGTATTTTATCTTTTGTGTGGCATGGCAGCCCTTGCCGCGCACGTTCTCTTCAATCCTCAATCGGACATTCCGGTCGTTGGCGCATCCGGTGCCATCGCAGGCATAATGGGCGCCTATATGGTGCTGTATCCCCATGGCAAGGTGCTGACATTCATTCCTATCTTTTTCATTCCCTATTTCATCGAGATTCCAGCCGTGGTTTTCCTGGCTGTCTGGTTCGTCATCCAGATCGTCACGGGCTTGGCGACAATAGCCCAAGGCCAGGAGGGCGGCGTGGCCTGGCTGGCTCACGTGGGTGGATTCGTCGCCGGTATTGTGCTCTTGCCGCTTTTCCGGCGCCGTGACCGTTGCTATTACTGCTACGACATCAAGGCAGGCCGTCCTCAGCATTGAGCAGGGGTAGGGCAGCGAGCCCTTTTCCCTTGAATTCCCTACCGGAACAGGCTTACAACGACCGCTGCGGGAGGTTCCCCCATCCTCCTGCTCTGCCAATCATTCCAGGAGACAATCGAGGAGACGCATGCTTAGGATCAGCGATCTGCACGTCAGCATTGGCGATAAAGAGGTCCTCAAGGGGATCAATCTGGAAATCGCCGAGGGGGAGACCTTCATCCTCTTTGGCCCCAACGGCTCGGGCAAGACCAGCTTGCTCATGACGCTCATGGGCTTCGACGGCTATACCGTGACTAAAGGCCGCATATACTTCAAGGGGCAGGACATCACTGAAGCCCCCACCTACGAACGCGCTCGCCTCGGCATGGGCATGTCCTTTCAGCGGCCGCCCACCATCCATGGCCTGCCCACGCGCACGCTCATCAAACTTTGCGCCCGCGGCCGGGAGGTGAATCCCGATTCCCTGGCCAAGCAGGTCAATGCCGAGCAGTTCTTGGACCGAGACATCAACGACGGTTTCTCCGGCGGCGAGATCAAGCGCTGTGAGCTCCTGCAGCTCATGGCCCAGGATCCGGACTTCATCCTCTTCGACGAGCCCGAGTCCGGCGTGGACCTGGAAAACATGGTCCTCATAGGCTCCACTGCGGCCAAGCTCCTTGGCGGGGGTATAGAGCCCCGCGTGGATATGAGCATCAAGGAGCAGAAACGTCGGCGCCGCAGGTCCGGCCTTATCATCACGCATACGGGCTATATCCTCGACTACGTCACGGCCGACCGCGCCCAGGTGCTATACAACGGCAATTTGTGCTGCGAGGATCGGCCGAGAACCATCCTGGAGCACATCCGCAAGTACGGCTACAAGGAGTGCGTGCGCTGCCTGCAGAAACCAGAAACCACCCTGACGGAGTTGAGATAAGCCATGTGCGCTCAGGATATCGATCTTTCCAAATATGAGTTCGAGGGCATCGCTGCCCCCAAGCTCGGCGATCTGCGCTCACTGGATGCCGACGACCGCGAGCAGCTGCTCATGTCCGGCATCGACGTGGAGGAGCAGGGCCGCAGCGGCAGCTTCTTGCATGTAAATCATGCCAGCGCATATTGCCATACCGCGCATCCTGGCGTGGAGATCCTGGATATCAAGGATGCTCTGGCCAAGTACGACGGGCTCAAGGATTATTTCTGGAAGCTCGTGGACAAGGACAAGGACGAATACACCCGCATGGCAGCCGAACACCTGCAAGGCGGCTACTTCGTGCGCGTAAAGAAGGGCGTCAAGGTTCCCGAGCCCGTGCAGTCCTGTCTGTTCATAAAGGCCAACCGCACGGGACAGAGCGTGCACAATGTCGTGATATTGGAGGAGGACGCGGAGCTGCACATGATCACGGGCTGCGCCGTGTCCAAGCACTCCAAGACCGGCCTGCATCTGGGGATCTCTGAGTTCTTCGTGGGCAAGAACGCCAAGCTGACTTTCTCCATGGTGCACAACTGGGGCGAAGACACCGAGGTGCGGCCTCGCTCGGCGGGTATCGTGGACGAGGGCGGCGTGTTCCTCAACAACTACATCCTGCTCAAGCCCGTCAAGTCCGTGCAGATGTATCCGTCCATCACCCTGGCCGGCCGGGGAGCCGTGGCCCGTTTCAACTCGGTCATGGTCGCGCCCAAGGGCTCTCACATCGATTCGGGCAACCGCGTGATCATGGCCGCTCCCGACTGCAAGGCCGAGATCATCGCCCGCACCATCACCACCGGCGGCACCATCATCAACCGCGGTGACATCCAGGGCAGGGCCGTGCCTGGCCGCGGACATCTGGAATGCAAGGGGCTTATCCTTGGGGACGGCATCATCCATGCCATTCCTGAACTGTACGCATCCGTGGAGGGCGTGGAGCTATCCCACGAAGCGGCTGTGGGCAAGATAGCCCAGGAAGAGATCGAGTACCTTATGGCCCGCGGCATGGACGAGGAAGAGGCCACTTCGACTATCGTGAGGGGCTTCCTGAATGTGGATATCATGGGCTTGCCGGCCAAGCTCAAGCAGGCCGTGGACCAGACCATACAAGAAACAGAGAAAGACATGTTCTAGATGAGTGGGGCGCTTCGGCGTCCCACTTTTCTTTCCATGCCAAGTAATACGGGACATCTGCTTGGCGGCATGACCTTCGCGGTGGGAGGCGTGGCCGCCGGCTACTGGTCAGGCTTTTACCAGCCGGACTTGGTCACTGCCGGATTGCTTGTGGCCGTGGCCATCATGGCTGCGCTTTTTCCGGACGTTGACACCGATTCCCACGGTCAGCGCCTCTACTACAGCATGCTTGTGGCAGCGGACCTGCTGCTCATCATTTTCGGCCAATACCGCTGGGCCGCGCTGCTGGGACTGTTCGCCATGTTCCCGGCTGTGGGCCAACACCGGGGCTGGACCCATACCTGGTGGGCCATGCTTGTGACCCCTTTACCCATGCTTATCGTGCCGAGCATCTTCTTCGGCCTTCCGCTACGGCCCCTTACTCCCTTCTATGTCGCAGCCGTGATCGGCTATTTCTCGCATTTGGCGTTGGACCGGAAATTTTAAGTTCTGTTTTCAAAGCCTAGCGAGACTCCATTTCCCCGAGGCATGCCTTAAGGTCATCGAGAACTCGGACCGGGAAATGGAGGTGCTGACAATAGCGGGAGAGGTAAGGAAGCGGTATACGAATGCCAGTCGTTTGGTATTCCTGGCGGTATCCAGAGAGCTACCAGTTGAACCAGAAATGAAAATGCCCCCAGTTGGGGGCATTTTCACGGAAATTTGGTGGGGCGGCGTCAATCGAATAGAAGCTAGGTAACTCAAGTAGTTGCTTAATTT
Protein-coding sequences here:
- the hisB gene encoding imidazoleglycerol-phosphate dehydratase HisB; amino-acid sequence: MNPRNAAVSRETRETCINVRLDLDGTGKTEVSTGFGFADHMLTLMAFWAGFDLNLSCRGDLHIDAHHTLEDVGLCLGQCLAEALGDRAGIERVGWAKVPMDEALAEAVVDLSGRAWLVYRENAVLPPVIAGEEKDIWREFFKSFAAKAGMNLHVTLEYGQNGHHLLEAAFKALGLSLRRAVSRGRSGVPSTKGALDA
- the hisA gene encoding 1-(5-phosphoribosyl)-5-[(5-phosphoribosylamino)methylideneamino]imidazole-4-carboxamide isomerase, translated to MILFPAVDIKDGQCVRLRQGRKDEVTVFSADPLSMASHWASQGARWLHVIDLDGAFDGRPKNFDLVASICSALSIPVQLGGGVRDLDTAKAYIDAGVERLIIGTMALEDQQGFGRLCAELPGRIGVSLDAVDGRLKTKGWVHDAGLAVSDVLPRLTDQGASFIIYTDIGRDGMQSGVNLEALGHLLAHTELPVIVAGGVATLEDVQVLAPLETQGLEGIITGKAIYAGSLDFAAAVRWLDNR
- a CDS encoding heavy-metal-associated domain-containing protein, with amino-acid sequence MAMEQITVKGMRCQHCVKSVTQALEALDGIGKVKVDLESGMVMYETGKPVDKATVRKAITDVGFEVVNT
- a CDS encoding TIGR00730 family Rossman fold protein; protein product: MIFGPFKRGPFPSADEDAFAAQLRKETPQTRTPSYKLAFQDDDFLLRDELRPVRLQLELLKPELLMREQNIDATVVIYGSARVPEPAKAQEMLCAVEAELEKQPDDPKLRQRAAAARYAVNFSRYYEEARTLGRLISTNCQLECEQNLVVMTGGGPGIMEAANRGAYEVDAQTIGLNIVLPFEQAPNPYITPDLSFQFHYFAIRKMHLLMRAKGLVAFPGGFGTMDELFETLTLIQTGKVEPIPVLLFGREFWNKVINFEALVEAGTIAARDLKLFQYVETAEEAWTILAKEIGRNGKRNGKQVTKAEM
- a CDS encoding uracil-xanthine permease family protein, which produces MSAANTEYSFRLRDSLLGAQMLFVAFGALVLVPLLTGLDPNVGLFTAGAGTLLFQILTKGKVPVFLASSFAFIAPIMYGVQTWGIPATMCGLASAGVVYVLLSLLVRVYGSGIISRVLPPVVTGPVIMVIGLILAPVAVHMASGRTGDGAVQLVPYSTAIIVAGLSLGTTILVSLLAKGMLKLVPILSGIAVGYVTSLFFGLVDFTKIAQAEWIALPSFVFPQWNLEAILYILPVAIAPAIEHVGDVLAISSVSRKNYLEDPGLHRTLLGDGLATSLASFLGGPPNTTYSEVTGAVALTKVFNPAIMTWAALTAILLAFVGKLGAVLSTIPVPVMGGIMVLLFGAITVVGINTLVRAGEDLMKPRNLAIAAIILVTGIGGMTVGIGKFSLGGIGLAGVAGVLLNLLLPGRHE
- the upp gene encoding uracil phosphoribosyltransferase, whose protein sequence is MPVHVVDHPLVRHKLGVLRQHDISTQKFRDIASEIGRLLTYEATKDLETEKTVVQGWAGEVEVEQIKGKKITVVPILRAGLGMMDGVLDMIPGAKVSVVGFYRNEETLQPVEYYVKLTKNLEERMALILDPMLATGGTLIATIELLKKAGCTKIRGLFLVAAPEGLKRLEATHPDVEIYTAAIDSHLNEVGYIIPGLGDAGDKIFGTK
- the coaE gene encoding dephospho-CoA kinase (Dephospho-CoA kinase (CoaE) performs the final step in coenzyme A biosynthesis.), producing the protein MGEGEGLTKLYEGVAGPNAAGKRLDVFLGEQVGDGFSRGRVQEWIKIGLASVDGKPWTKPSLRLRGGENVCLLGRAEGNCLTPEQGDLAVLYRDDWLLVLNKPAGLTTHPAPSCPEGTLVHRLLHHFPELAALDSERPGIVHRLDKDTSGLLVVALTERARLALAEDFAERRVDKVYLALVHGRPQDRGDIDLPMGRHPTHKTRMAVLKKGGRPARSAYEMLWSSRDGCFSLLRVRIFTGRTHQIRVHLAAIGHPIIGDSVYGPGPFAGWDKDLPWARLLAKRQMLHAHRLRLAHPADGRELVFVSTPPKDFRRLPLLLDRRVQRVGLTGMPGSGKSTLLRLLAEKNVPTFSADKAVAELYAPGGDGTALLARRFGERFMTEASGVNKRALFQAMLENSALRREVEELVHPLVKHRMELFFQAHQHERLAVAEIPLLVEAGWEQGKEFDMVVGIAAPAYKRKEWLHTERGLSEQAAAALESWQWPEERKLSRCDLIVRNPGDLPGLRAEAGILLADLRQRRARQVRELMERLDRLWRASASAQGREEGTSSRDSFT
- a CDS encoding rhomboid family intramembrane serine protease, yielding MIPLRDSIPNVHRPKAVWLFIILNASVFLYELSLGQHQLLDLFFTWGMVPARHFSPGWTEEAALLSSTAPFLTYMFLHSGWAHFLLNMWVLWIFADNIEDVMGPLRFIVFYLLCGMAALAAHVLFNPQSDIPVVGASGAIAGIMGAYMVLYPHGKVLTFIPIFFIPYFIEIPAVVFLAVWFVIQIVTGLATIAQGQEGGVAWLAHVGGFVAGIVLLPLFRRRDRCYYCYDIKAGRPQH
- a CDS encoding ABC transporter ATP-binding protein, whose translation is MLRISDLHVSIGDKEVLKGINLEIAEGETFILFGPNGSGKTSLLMTLMGFDGYTVTKGRIYFKGQDITEAPTYERARLGMGMSFQRPPTIHGLPTRTLIKLCARGREVNPDSLAKQVNAEQFLDRDINDGFSGGEIKRCELLQLMAQDPDFILFDEPESGVDLENMVLIGSTAAKLLGGGIEPRVDMSIKEQKRRRRRSGLIITHTGYILDYVTADRAQVLYNGNLCCEDRPRTILEHIRKYGYKECVRCLQKPETTLTELR
- a CDS encoding SufB/SufD family protein; amino-acid sequence: MCAQDIDLSKYEFEGIAAPKLGDLRSLDADDREQLLMSGIDVEEQGRSGSFLHVNHASAYCHTAHPGVEILDIKDALAKYDGLKDYFWKLVDKDKDEYTRMAAEHLQGGYFVRVKKGVKVPEPVQSCLFIKANRTGQSVHNVVILEEDAELHMITGCAVSKHSKTGLHLGISEFFVGKNAKLTFSMVHNWGEDTEVRPRSAGIVDEGGVFLNNYILLKPVKSVQMYPSITLAGRGAVARFNSVMVAPKGSHIDSGNRVIMAAPDCKAEIIARTITTGGTIINRGDIQGRAVPGRGHLECKGLILGDGIIHAIPELYASVEGVELSHEAAVGKIAQEEIEYLMARGMDEEEATSTIVRGFLNVDIMGLPAKLKQAVDQTIQETEKDMF
- a CDS encoding metal-dependent hydrolase; translation: MPSNTGHLLGGMTFAVGGVAAGYWSGFYQPDLVTAGLLVAVAIMAALFPDVDTDSHGQRLYYSMLVAADLLLIIFGQYRWAALLGLFAMFPAVGQHRGWTHTWWAMLVTPLPMLIVPSIFFGLPLRPLTPFYVAAVIGYFSHLALDRKF